The Streptomyces pactum genome contains a region encoding:
- a CDS encoding SCO6745 family protein, whose translation MTTAAIDARAGRRCHNALNSLHSTHYFSPDLGRELGELGVTDPRAVNFAVRAAALGPVGAGAVTATFYNYKHDLVARHVPAVWETATPEQVLAARERAVDATLRRLLGAQALTSAEMTEAAGLALRAAEGCSRSARPLYSAHADLPVPKAPHLAFWHAATLLREHRGDGHLAALVAADLDGLEALVTHTATGKGMAPKWILTTRGWSREEWDAATDRLRGRGLVDDAGELTERGVALRDEIERETDRLDAAPYAHLGAEGVARLTELATAFTRTALGAGAFPADLLGKR comes from the coding sequence ATGACCACTGCCGCCATCGACGCCCGCGCCGGCCGCCGCTGCCACAACGCGCTCAACTCGCTGCACTCGACGCACTACTTCTCGCCCGACCTGGGCCGGGAACTGGGCGAGCTCGGGGTCACCGACCCCCGGGCCGTCAACTTCGCGGTGCGCGCCGCCGCGCTGGGGCCGGTCGGCGCCGGCGCCGTGACGGCGACGTTCTACAACTACAAGCACGACCTGGTCGCCCGGCACGTGCCCGCGGTGTGGGAGACCGCCACTCCGGAGCAGGTCCTGGCGGCACGCGAGCGTGCCGTCGACGCGACGCTGCGCCGTCTGCTCGGCGCTCAGGCCCTGACGTCCGCGGAGATGACGGAGGCGGCCGGACTGGCGCTGCGTGCCGCCGAGGGCTGTTCCCGCAGCGCCCGCCCGCTGTACTCCGCCCACGCGGACCTGCCCGTGCCCAAGGCTCCGCACCTGGCGTTCTGGCACGCGGCGACCCTGCTGCGCGAGCACCGGGGCGACGGCCACCTCGCCGCGCTGGTGGCCGCGGACCTCGACGGCCTGGAGGCGCTGGTGACGCACACCGCGACCGGCAAGGGCATGGCACCCAAGTGGATCCTCACCACCCGTGGCTGGAGCCGGGAGGAGTGGGACGCGGCGACGGACAGGCTGCGCGGCCGCGGCCTGGTCGACGACGCCGGCGAGCTGACCGAGCGGGGCGTGGCACTGCGCGACGAGATCGAACGGGAGACCGACCGGCTGGACGCGGCCCCCTACGCACACCTCGGGGCCGAGGGCGTGGCGCGTCTGACGGAGCTCGCGACGGCCTTCACGCGGACGGCGCTGGGCGCCGGCGCCTTCCCGGCGGACCTGCTCGGCAAGCGCTGA
- the idi gene encoding isopentenyl-diphosphate Delta-isomerase has translation MPITPATATHSSSNGTADAILLELVDEDGVTIGTAEKLSAHQPPGRLHRAFSVFLFDERGRLLLQQRALGKYHSPGVWSNTCCGHPYPGEAPFAAAARRTYEELGVSPSLLAEAGTVRYNHPDPASGLVEQEYNHLFVGLVQAAPRPDPEEVAETAFVSPAELTERHGKDTFSAWFMTVLDAARPAVRELTGPSAGW, from the coding sequence ATGCCGATCACTCCTGCCACCGCGACGCACAGTTCGTCGAACGGCACCGCAGACGCGATCTTGCTGGAACTGGTCGACGAGGACGGCGTGACGATCGGCACCGCGGAGAAGCTCTCCGCGCACCAGCCGCCGGGGCGGCTGCACCGCGCCTTCTCCGTGTTCCTCTTCGACGAGCGGGGGCGGCTGCTGCTCCAGCAGCGGGCGCTGGGCAAGTACCACTCCCCCGGCGTGTGGTCGAACACGTGCTGCGGCCACCCCTACCCCGGTGAGGCGCCCTTCGCGGCGGCGGCCCGGCGGACGTACGAGGAGCTGGGCGTCTCCCCGTCGCTGCTCGCCGAGGCGGGCACGGTGCGCTACAACCACCCGGACCCGGCCTCCGGGCTGGTCGAGCAGGAGTACAACCACCTGTTCGTGGGCCTGGTGCAGGCGGCGCCGCGGCCCGACCCCGAGGAAGTGGCCGAGACGGCCTTCGTGTCCCCGGCCGAACTGACCGAGCGGCACGGCAAGGACACGTTCTCGGCGTGGTTCATGACGGTGCTGGACGCCGCCCGGCCCGCCGTCCGCGAGCTGACGGGCCCCTCCGCCGGCTGGTGA
- a CDS encoding LPFR motif small protein, with protein sequence MFRAIADVLRQIGGAVATVVTLPFRALARLFGGASSSTRGRRV encoded by the coding sequence GTGTTCCGTGCCATCGCAGACGTACTGCGCCAGATCGGTGGGGCCGTCGCCACCGTGGTGACGCTTCCCTTCCGGGCCCTGGCCCGGCTTTTCGGCGGGGCCTCGTCCTCCACCCGTGGCCGTCGGGTCTGA
- a CDS encoding cation diffusion facilitator family transporter, with amino-acid sequence MGAGHDHGHAHGAHADGTATAAYRGRLRAALAITLTVMVVEIVGGVLADSLALIADAAHMATDALGLGMALLAVHFANLPPSDRRTFGFARAEILAALANCLLLLGVGGYVLYEAIERFVTPADTAGGLTVVFGAIGLVANMVSLTLLMRGQKESLNVRGAFLEVAADALGSLAVIVSALVILGTGWQPADPIASLVIGLMIVPRTWRLLRETLDVLLEAAPKGVDIAEVRAHILALDGVEDVHDLHAWTITSGLPVLSAHVVVSGEALSAIGHEKMLHELQGCLGDHFDVEHCTFQLEPSGHAEHEARLCH; translated from the coding sequence ATGGGGGCTGGGCACGATCACGGGCATGCGCACGGGGCGCACGCCGACGGGACGGCGACGGCCGCCTACCGCGGCAGACTGCGCGCGGCGCTGGCGATCACGCTCACCGTCATGGTCGTCGAGATCGTCGGCGGTGTGCTCGCCGACTCGCTCGCCCTGATCGCCGACGCGGCGCACATGGCGACGGACGCCCTGGGTCTCGGCATGGCGCTGCTGGCCGTCCACTTCGCGAACCTGCCGCCGAGCGACCGGCGCACGTTCGGCTTCGCCCGCGCCGAGATCCTCGCGGCCCTGGCCAACTGCCTGCTGCTGCTCGGGGTCGGCGGCTACGTCCTGTACGAGGCGATCGAGCGCTTCGTCACGCCGGCCGACACCGCGGGCGGGCTGACCGTGGTCTTCGGTGCGATCGGCCTGGTGGCGAACATGGTGTCGCTGACCCTGCTGATGCGCGGCCAGAAGGAGAGCCTGAACGTGCGGGGCGCCTTCCTGGAGGTGGCGGCGGACGCGCTGGGCTCCCTGGCGGTGATCGTGTCGGCCCTCGTGATCCTGGGCACGGGCTGGCAGCCGGCCGACCCGATCGCGTCGCTGGTCATCGGCCTGATGATCGTGCCGCGTACCTGGCGGCTGCTGCGCGAGACCCTGGACGTGCTCCTGGAGGCCGCGCCCAAGGGCGTGGACATCGCCGAGGTGCGCGCCCACATACTGGCGCTGGACGGGGTCGAGGACGTCCACGACCTGCACGCCTGGACGATCACCTCGGGCCTGCCGGTGCTGTCGGCGCACGTGGTGGTGAGCGGCGAGGCACTGAGCGCGATCGGCCACGAGAAGATGCTGCACGAGTTGCAGGGCTGCCTCGGCGACCACTTCGACGTGGAGCACTGCACCTTCCAGTTGGAGCCCAGCGGCCACGCGGAGCACGAGGCGAGGTTGTGCCACTGA
- a CDS encoding ATP-binding protein: protein MDETGPAQPLPYEGVWRFTAPAVDASVPQARHAVRDLLVRQGVPVSDDVTEGLLLIVSELVTNAVRHAAVLSPVLAVEVAVGPEWVRVSVEDSHPYRPTALEADHGQTGGRGLLLVREITREAGGACDIAHTASGGKVVWAALPLKHAMR, encoded by the coding sequence ATGGACGAGACCGGGCCCGCGCAGCCGCTGCCGTACGAAGGCGTCTGGCGGTTCACCGCCCCCGCCGTGGACGCGTCGGTCCCGCAGGCGCGGCACGCCGTGCGGGACCTGCTGGTGCGCCAGGGCGTGCCGGTGTCCGACGACGTGACCGAGGGCCTGCTCCTGATCGTCTCGGAGCTGGTCACGAACGCGGTCCGGCACGCGGCGGTGCTGTCGCCGGTGCTCGCCGTGGAGGTCGCCGTCGGACCCGAGTGGGTGCGGGTGTCCGTGGAGGACAGCCACCCCTACCGCCCGACCGCCCTGGAGGCCGACCACGGTCAGACGGGCGGGCGCGGACTGCTCCTGGTGCGGGAGATCACCCGGGAGGCGGGCGGGGCGTGCGACATCGCCCACACGGCGAGCGGCGGCAAAGTGGTCTGGGCCGCCCTGCCGCTCAAGCACGCCATGCGGTAG
- a CDS encoding DUF5941 domain-containing protein, whose translation MSTAILTGQPVPGSSIESELRSLGFDVRVASGAADTETLLALVPGGERVAVVDARFVGHPHALRLGLTDPRFPLAAIPGAVTAQPAARQALTRAMARENSAGGGTAPAVDSLADRITAALDADGADVHRPELGSLVAVVPADPQARNEARQAVAGVDDEAVRLKSAVKARDGFVTTHFISPYSRYIARWCARRGLTPNQVTTASLITALIAAGCAATGTRGGFVAAGVLLIASFVLDCTDGQLARYSLQYSTLGAWLDATFDRAKEYAYYAGLALGAARGGDDVWALALGAMVLQTCRHVVDFSFTEANHDAAANTSPTAALSDRLDSVGWTVWVRRMIVLPIGERWAMIAVLTALTTPRITFYALLIGCAFAATYTTAGRVLRSLTRKATRTDRAARALADLADSGPLAEAAAKGLGRTARRLPGFTAPAVALIGGLALVATAALTDFGGPWPAVAALSYVLTSGLAVARPLKGALDWLVPPFLRAAEYGTVLVLAAKADVNGALPAAFGLVAAVAYHHYDTVYRIRGDAGAPPQWLVRTVGGHEGRTLVITVLAVLLTATQFKVALTVLAVAVALVVLVESIRFWVAAHKVGAPAVHDEGEPA comes from the coding sequence TTGTCGACCGCCATCCTCACCGGTCAGCCGGTCCCCGGTTCGTCGATCGAGAGCGAGCTGCGGTCCCTGGGCTTCGACGTGCGCGTCGCCTCCGGTGCCGCCGACACCGAGACGCTGCTGGCCCTGGTGCCGGGCGGTGAGCGGGTCGCCGTGGTCGACGCCCGTTTCGTCGGCCACCCGCACGCCCTGCGCCTCGGCCTCACCGACCCCCGCTTCCCGCTCGCCGCGATCCCCGGCGCCGTGACCGCCCAGCCGGCCGCCCGTCAGGCCCTGACCCGCGCGATGGCCCGGGAGAACTCCGCGGGCGGCGGCACCGCGCCGGCCGTGGACAGCCTCGCCGACCGGATCACCGCCGCCCTCGACGCCGACGGCGCCGACGTGCACCGCCCCGAACTCGGCAGCCTCGTCGCCGTCGTCCCCGCAGACCCGCAGGCCCGCAACGAGGCACGGCAGGCCGTCGCCGGCGTCGACGACGAGGCCGTACGCCTGAAGTCGGCGGTCAAGGCCCGCGACGGCTTCGTCACCACCCACTTCATCAGCCCCTACTCCCGCTACATCGCCCGCTGGTGCGCACGCCGCGGCCTGACCCCCAACCAGGTCACCACCGCCTCGCTCATCACCGCGCTCATAGCGGCGGGCTGCGCGGCCACCGGGACCCGCGGCGGCTTCGTCGCCGCCGGCGTCCTGCTCATCGCCTCCTTCGTCCTCGACTGCACCGACGGACAGCTCGCCCGGTACTCCCTGCAGTACTCCACGCTCGGCGCCTGGCTGGACGCCACCTTCGACCGCGCCAAGGAGTACGCCTACTACGCGGGCCTCGCCCTGGGGGCCGCCCGCGGCGGCGACGACGTATGGGCCCTGGCCCTGGGCGCGATGGTCCTCCAGACCTGCCGGCACGTCGTCGACTTCTCCTTCACCGAGGCCAATCACGACGCCGCCGCCAACACCAGCCCCACCGCCGCCCTTTCCGACAGGCTCGACAGCGTCGGCTGGACGGTCTGGGTACGCCGCATGATCGTCCTGCCCATCGGCGAACGCTGGGCCATGATCGCCGTCCTGACCGCGCTCACCACGCCCCGGATCACCTTCTACGCGCTGCTCATCGGCTGCGCGTTCGCCGCCACGTACACCACGGCGGGCCGAGTCCTGCGCTCCCTCACCCGCAAGGCCACCCGGACCGACCGGGCGGCGAGGGCGCTGGCCGACCTGGCGGACTCCGGCCCCCTCGCCGAGGCCGCCGCCAAGGGGCTGGGACGGACCGCCCGACGGCTGCCCGGCTTCACCGCCCCCGCCGTAGCCCTCATCGGCGGCCTCGCCCTCGTCGCGACGGCCGCGCTCACCGACTTCGGCGGCCCCTGGCCGGCCGTCGCCGCGCTCTCCTACGTCCTGACGTCCGGCCTCGCCGTCGCCCGCCCCCTCAAGGGCGCCCTCGACTGGCTGGTCCCGCCGTTCCTGCGCGCCGCCGAGTACGGCACCGTCCTGGTACTGGCGGCGAAAGCCGACGTGAACGGGGCCCTTCCGGCGGCTTTCGGGCTGGTTGCCGCGGTCGCCTACCATCACTACGACACGGTCTACCGCATCCGCGGCGACGCGGGAGCGCCGCCGCAGTGGCTGGTGCGGACGGTCGGGGGGCACGAGGGCCGCACGTTGGTGATCACCGTGCTGGCCGTGCTGCTCACCGCCACACAGTTCAAGGTCGCGCTCACGGTCCTCGCCGTGGCCGTGGCTCTCGTGGTGCTCGTCGAGAGCATCCGCTTCTGGGTCGCCGCCCACAAGGTCGGCGCACCCGCCGTACACGACGAAGGAGAACCCGCATGA
- a CDS encoding iron-containing alcohol dehydrogenase family protein, whose product MPVLTRLIPSPVVVDIRAGALDDLGCVLADERISHSGKLAVAVSGGSGAVLRERVAPSLPGADWFEVGGGTLDDAIKLAGAMKGGHYDAVVGLGGGKIIDCAKFAAARIGLPLVAVPTNLAHDGLCSPVATLDNDAGRGSYGVPNPIAVVIDLDVIRAAPARFVRAGIGDAVSNVSAIADWELANRVKGERIDGLAAAMARQAGEAVLRHPGGIGDNEFLQVLAEALVLSGIAMSVSGDSRPSSGACHEINHAFDLLFPERAAAHGEQCGLGAAFAMYLRGAHEESAHMAGVLRRHGLPVLPEEIGFTPEEFFQAVEYAPQTRPGRYTILEHLDLKTDQIKDLYADYVKAIGS is encoded by the coding sequence GTGCCAGTACTGACGAGGCTCATCCCGTCGCCGGTCGTCGTGGACATCCGTGCCGGTGCCCTCGACGACCTGGGGTGTGTGCTCGCCGACGAGCGCATCTCCCACTCGGGCAAGCTCGCCGTCGCCGTCAGCGGCGGCTCGGGCGCCGTGCTGCGCGAGCGCGTCGCCCCGTCCCTGCCCGGCGCCGACTGGTTCGAGGTCGGCGGCGGCACCCTGGACGACGCGATCAAGCTGGCCGGCGCCATGAAGGGCGGCCACTACGACGCTGTCGTCGGCCTCGGCGGCGGCAAGATCATCGACTGTGCCAAGTTCGCGGCGGCGCGCATCGGCCTCCCGCTGGTCGCCGTGCCGACGAACCTCGCGCACGACGGACTGTGCTCGCCGGTCGCCACCCTCGACAACGACGCGGGCCGCGGCTCCTACGGCGTCCCGAACCCGATCGCCGTCGTCATCGACCTGGACGTCATCCGCGCGGCACCGGCCCGCTTCGTGCGCGCCGGCATCGGCGACGCCGTCTCCAACGTCTCCGCGATCGCGGACTGGGAGCTGGCCAACCGGGTCAAGGGCGAGCGGATCGACGGCCTGGCCGCCGCGATGGCCCGCCAGGCCGGCGAGGCCGTGCTCCGGCACCCGGGCGGTATCGGAGACAACGAGTTCCTCCAGGTGCTCGCCGAGGCGCTGGTGCTCAGCGGTATCGCCATGTCGGTCTCCGGCGACTCCCGGCCGTCCTCGGGCGCCTGCCACGAGATCAACCACGCCTTCGACCTGCTCTTCCCCGAGCGCGCGGCCGCCCACGGCGAGCAGTGCGGTCTGGGCGCGGCCTTCGCGATGTATCTGCGCGGAGCCCACGAGGAGTCCGCCCACATGGCCGGGGTGCTGCGCCGGCACGGGCTGCCGGTGCTGCCGGAGGAGATCGGGTTCACCCCCGAGGAGTTCTTCCAGGCCGTGGAGTACGCCCCGCAGACGCGGCCCGGCCGCTACACGATCCTCGAGCACCTCGACCTCAAAACCGACCAGATCAAGGACCTGTACGCCGACTATGTCAAGGCCATCGGTAGCTGA
- a CDS encoding sugar phosphate nucleotidyltransferase, giving the protein MIGLVLAAGAGRRLRPYTDTLPKALVPVGPEGAEDGITVLDLTLANFAEVGLTEVGIIVGYRKEAVYDRKEALEQKYGVKLTLIDNDKAEEWNNAYSLWCGRDALKDGVILANGDTVHPVSVEKTLLAARGDGKKIILALDTVKNLAEEEMKVVVDPDKGVQRITKLMDPAEATGEYIGVTLIEGEAAVELADALKTTFERDPQLYYEDGYQELVNRGFKVDVAPIGDVKWVEIDNHDDLAKGREIACQY; this is encoded by the coding sequence ATGATCGGCCTCGTGCTGGCGGCCGGCGCCGGACGCCGTCTGCGCCCCTACACCGACACCCTGCCCAAGGCACTGGTCCCGGTCGGCCCCGAGGGCGCGGAGGACGGCATCACGGTGCTGGACCTGACGCTGGCGAACTTCGCCGAGGTCGGCCTGACCGAGGTCGGGATCATCGTCGGCTACCGCAAGGAAGCCGTGTACGACCGCAAGGAGGCGCTGGAGCAGAAGTACGGCGTCAAGCTCACCCTCATCGACAACGACAAGGCCGAGGAGTGGAACAACGCCTACTCCCTGTGGTGCGGCCGTGACGCCCTCAAGGACGGCGTGATCCTCGCCAACGGCGACACCGTGCACCCGGTCTCCGTCGAGAAGACCCTGCTCGCCGCCCGCGGCGACGGCAAGAAGATCATCCTCGCCCTCGACACGGTGAAGAACCTCGCCGAGGAGGAGATGAAGGTCGTCGTCGACCCCGACAAGGGCGTCCAGCGCATCACCAAGCTGATGGACCCGGCCGAGGCGACCGGCGAGTACATCGGTGTCACCCTCATCGAGGGCGAGGCCGCCGTGGAGCTGGCCGACGCCCTGAAGACCACCTTCGAGCGCGACCCGCAGCTCTACTACGAGGACGGCTACCAGGAGCTGGTCAACCGCGGCTTCAAGGTCGACGTGGCGCCGATCGGCGACGTCAAGTGGGTCGAGATCGACAACCACGACGACCTCGCCAAGGGCCGGGAGATCGCGTGCCAGTACTGA
- a CDS encoding enoyl-CoA hydratase/isomerase family protein, whose product MEPQLLHRVADSVATVVVHHPAKRNAMTAPMWRALPGLLDALAGDPAVRALVLTGEGATFCAGADISTLRESAEEVQGLAVRAEEALAAFPKPTLAAIRGHCVGGGVQLAAACDLRFTEESALFGVTPAKLGVVYPASSTRRLVALTGPATAKYLLFSGELIDAERALRTGLVDEVLPTGELGRRVTEFTRVLASRSRLTQAAAKEFANGRTDRDAYWSARARGSGDTAEGVAAFLERREPRFGWSAPRSTPTSG is encoded by the coding sequence ATGGAGCCGCAGTTGCTGCACCGGGTCGCCGACTCGGTCGCCACCGTCGTCGTCCACCACCCGGCCAAGCGCAACGCCATGACGGCCCCGATGTGGCGGGCGCTGCCCGGGCTGCTCGACGCGCTGGCGGGCGATCCGGCGGTACGGGCGCTGGTGCTCACCGGCGAGGGCGCGACGTTCTGCGCCGGGGCGGACATCTCGACCCTGCGGGAGTCGGCGGAGGAGGTGCAGGGACTCGCCGTACGCGCCGAGGAGGCCCTCGCGGCCTTCCCCAAGCCGACGCTGGCGGCGATCCGCGGTCACTGCGTGGGCGGCGGGGTGCAGTTGGCGGCGGCCTGCGACCTGCGGTTCACCGAGGAGTCGGCGCTGTTCGGGGTGACCCCGGCCAAGCTGGGGGTCGTGTACCCGGCGTCCTCGACCCGGCGGCTGGTGGCGCTGACCGGACCGGCCACCGCGAAGTACCTGCTGTTCAGCGGGGAGTTGATCGACGCCGAACGGGCGCTGCGCACCGGCCTGGTCGACGAGGTGCTGCCGACGGGCGAACTCGGCAGGCGGGTCACGGAGTTCACCCGGGTGCTGGCGTCCCGCTCGCGGCTGACGCAGGCCGCGGCGAAGGAGTTCGCGAACGGGCGCACGGACCGGGACGCGTACTGGAGCGCGCGGGCGCGCGGCAGCGGCGACACCGCGGAGGGGGTCGCCGCCTTCCTGGAACGCAGGGAGCCGCGTTTCGGGTGGAGCGCGCCGAGGAGCACGCCTACGTCAGGATGA
- a CDS encoding DJ-1/PfpI family protein: MQIAVVLFDRFTALDAVGPYEILSRVPDAETVFVAERTGPVRNETGSLSLTADRTLADVPSPDVVVVPGGPGQHAQMDNETLLDWLRAADAVSTWTTSVCSGSLLLAAAGLLTGRRATSHWLALDLLTRFGAEPTGERVVTDGKYVTAAGVSSGLDMGLTLVGRIAGDEHAQAVQLLLEYDPQPPYDAGSPQKAPAHLVEEFHDGNRFILT, from the coding sequence GTGCAGATCGCCGTCGTTCTCTTCGACCGCTTCACCGCCCTCGACGCGGTGGGCCCGTACGAGATCCTGAGCCGCGTCCCGGACGCGGAGACCGTCTTCGTCGCCGAACGGACCGGCCCCGTCCGCAACGAGACGGGGAGCCTGTCGCTGACCGCCGACCGGACCCTGGCGGACGTGCCGAGCCCGGACGTCGTCGTCGTGCCGGGCGGCCCCGGCCAGCACGCGCAGATGGACAACGAGACGTTGCTGGACTGGCTGCGCGCCGCCGACGCCGTCAGCACCTGGACCACCTCGGTCTGCTCCGGCTCCCTGCTGCTCGCCGCCGCCGGACTGCTGACCGGCCGCCGCGCCACCTCGCACTGGCTGGCTCTGGACCTCCTGACGCGGTTCGGCGCCGAGCCGACCGGGGAGCGAGTTGTCACCGACGGCAAGTACGTCACCGCGGCCGGCGTCTCCTCCGGCCTGGACATGGGCCTCACCCTGGTCGGCCGGATCGCCGGCGACGAGCACGCCCAGGCGGTCCAGCTCCTGCTGGAGTACGACCCGCAACCGCCCTACGACGCCGGTTCCCCGCAGAAGGCGCCCGCGCATCTCGTCGAGGAGTTCCACGACGGGAACCGGTTCATCCTGACGTAG
- a CDS encoding GlxA family transcriptional regulator, which produces MAQRTVLVVLFDHVQSLDVTGPVEVFAGAETHTPGTYRIRTASLDGAPVRTSSGLTVVPDRALTAVPDPDTLIVPGGPGTRNPDPRLTEWLRAHGPRARRLVSVCTGAILLAGAGLLDGRRATTHWAHSGRLARHHPAVDVDPDPIYIRDGHVATSAGVTSGIDLALALVEEDLDRDAALSIARHLVVFLRRPGNQAQFSAQLAAQTARREPLRELQRWITEHPGADLGVESLAARARLSPRHFARAFRAETGTTPGRYVDRVRLEHARRLLEDTGDGVEEVSRASGYGTPEAMRRAFVKALGTSPAEYRRRFRPAPVH; this is translated from the coding sequence ATGGCGCAGCGAACCGTCCTCGTCGTCCTCTTCGACCACGTCCAGAGCCTCGACGTCACCGGCCCCGTGGAGGTCTTCGCGGGTGCCGAGACGCACACACCGGGGACGTACCGCATCCGCACCGCCTCGCTGGACGGCGCCCCCGTGCGCACGTCCAGCGGTCTCACCGTCGTACCGGACCGGGCCCTCACCGCCGTGCCGGACCCGGACACCCTGATCGTCCCCGGCGGACCGGGCACCCGGAACCCGGACCCGCGCCTGACCGAGTGGCTGCGTGCACACGGACCGCGCGCCCGGCGCCTGGTCTCCGTCTGCACCGGGGCGATCCTGCTGGCCGGGGCGGGACTCCTGGACGGCCGCCGCGCCACCACCCACTGGGCCCACTCCGGCAGGCTCGCCCGCCATCACCCGGCCGTGGACGTCGACCCCGACCCGATCTACATCCGCGACGGCCACGTCGCCACGTCCGCCGGTGTCACCTCCGGCATCGATCTCGCCCTCGCCCTGGTGGAGGAGGACCTGGACCGGGACGCCGCCCTGAGCATCGCCCGCCACCTGGTGGTGTTCCTGCGCCGGCCCGGCAACCAGGCCCAGTTCAGCGCCCAGCTCGCCGCCCAGACCGCACGGCGCGAGCCCCTGCGGGAGCTTCAGCGGTGGATCACCGAGCATCCCGGCGCCGATCTCGGCGTCGAGTCCCTCGCCGCCCGCGCCCGCCTCTCGCCGCGCCACTTCGCCCGTGCCTTCCGGGCGGAGACCGGCACGACACCCGGCCGGTACGTCGACCGGGTCCGCCTGGAACACGCCCGCCGACTCCTCGAGGACACCGGCGACGGCGTCGAGGAGGTCTCCCGCGCCAGTGGCTACGGCACGCCGGAGGCCATGCGCCGCGCCTTCGTCAAGGCACTCGGAACCTCACCGGCCGAGTACCGCCGCCGCTTCCGGCCCGCGCCCGTCCACTGA